AAATTTACAAAGCAGCCTAAAAATAGCCATGATAACGGACGTGCATATAGGAGAATTTTTACAGAAAGACTTTATTAAAAAACTCGTCAATGACATAAATTTGGCAAATCCTGACATCGTAGTGATAGTGGGTGACTTAGTTGATGTAAATGCCGCTTTTATAGAAGATTTTCTAGAGCCATTAAAAAGTCTTAAAAGTACTTATGGGACTTTTTATGTACCTGGCAATCATGAATATTATCACGGAATAGATGGCATTTTAGAAAAGATCAGTTCTCTTGGCATAGAAATTTTAGGTAATAAAAACAAAAAAATTGCGAGTATAAATCTAGCTGGCGTTTACGATTTGGCTGGCATTAGGTTTAAACATTTAGAGCCAAATTTAGATGAGGCATTGACAGGACGTGACCCATCGCTACCTACCATCTTGCTCTCTCATCAGCCAAAATTTATAAAAACTATGCAAAAAGATGTCGATCTAGTCCTTTGTGGTCACACGCATGCTGGACAAATTTTCCCTTTTGGCCTTTTGGTTTTACTTGATCAAGGTTTTTACATGGGCTTTATAAGATTAATGATAAAATGCAAGCTTATGTTAGTAGTGGCGCAGGATTTTGGGGGCCTCCAGTTAGGATCTTTGCCCCCAGCGAGATCGCTATATTAAATTTAAGCAAGGAATAAAATGAACAAGGACAATCTCTTTTCTCAAATTTTTGGCAAGATAGCAAAATTAAACTTTTTCAAACCGCTTCAAGAGCTCATCAACTCATTTTATGTAAAGCTATTTAAGATCGACATGAGCGAGTTTAAGCCATCAAATGAGTATAAAAATTTAAACGAACTTTTTACCAGAGAGCTCTTAAAGCCAAGAGAATTTGACGTAGCAGATGAGATATTTATAAGTCCGGTTGATGGCACCTGCCTTAGTTTTGGCAGCACAAATGAGCTAAAAGCCTTTAGTATAAAGGGCATGAGCTACGGCGTGAAGGAGCTTTTGGGGCAGGGCGAGCTTGAGGGCGAGTTTGACTTTGCCAACATCTATCTTAGCCCAAAAGACTATCATCATTATCATGCACCTTGCGATATCACAATAAAAAAAGCGGTCTATATCCCAGGCAAGCTTTACAGTGTGGCGGTAAAATGGCTTGGCAAGGTAGAAAGTCTATACACTAAAAACGAGCGTGTGGCGCTACTTTGCGAGATGAAAAATGGTAAAAAACTTTGGCTAGTTTTCGTGGGTGCGCTAAATGTCGGAAAGATGAAATTTAGCTTTGATGAGCGCATCCAGACAAATGCGATGGCAAATTTTACGCAAATTTATGAGTATGAAAATTTACACATCAAAAAGAGCGAGCACCTTGGAAATTTCGAGCTTGGCTCAACCATTGTCATACTTAGTGAAAAAGATGCGATCGAGTACAACCTCTTTGAAAACAAAGAGCTTAAATTTGCTGAGACTATCGGAATAATAAAATAAATACGCTAGGCATATAAGTAAAATTTTTTATACCTTACTTGGTTGGTGTCCTATTTGCTTAGATTTTAGTGGTAAGTTCTATATGGTCTTTAAAAAAATATTATAGATTTAAAAGTTTGTAAAAGATGATGAATACATTATTTTATCTATCGAAATTTCTCTCGACTTAGTACTTTGTCCTAAGATTTAATTGGCTTACCCATAAAATCCATATTGATATCACAGAGCTGATAGCATTTACATCATTGCTTGTATAGAGAAGCTTATGTATCAATAAAGATATTAATAAGGCATAAGATAACTTAGTATATTTTTTAAAAGAATTTTTATTAACTATAATAAGGAAGTTTAAAATCGTCTTACAACCCAAGACTTAAATATTTTTATGTGTAAATTTTGACTATTTAGCCCAAAAGAGGGCTAAATTTAGACATTAAACCTAAAGTGCATCACGTCGCCATCTTGCACGACGTAGTCTTTGCCCTCAAGTCTCATCTTGCCAGCCTCTTTGGCTCCGTTTTCGCCGCCATGTGCGATGTAGTCCTCGTAACATATCACTTCAGCCCTGATGAAGCCCCTCTCAAAGTCATTATGAATGACGCTTGCTGCTTTTGGCGCTTTCCAACCTTTTGTAATCGTCCAAGCCCTTACTTCCACGACGCCAGCGGTGAAATAGCTTATCAAATTTAGCTTTGCAAAAGACGTTTTGATGATCTTTTCAAGTCCGCTCTCGCTCGTGCCAAGAGAGGCTAAAAACTCGTGCGCTTCTTCGTCGCTTAGTCCGATTAGCTCCTCTTCTACTTTGGCGCAAAGCTTGATCACCTCGTGGTCTGAGGCTTTTGCGTACTCTTTTAGTGCTTTTACAAATTTATTATCTTCACTAAGTCCTTCTTCATCGACGTTCGCACCATAAACTACCTCTTTGGCGCTTAAAAGTCTTAGCTCTCTATTGAGTGACAAAAACGCCTCACTATCTCTTTGCTCAAAGCTACTTGCGCTTTTGCCCTCATTTAGATGAGCCAAAAGTAAATTTGCTATCTCAAGTGCCTCTTTAGCACCTTTTGCATTTGCCTTCGCCTCTCTTGTGAGCTTTTCTATCTTTTTGTTTAGCTGCTCGATATCAGCTAGTATGAGCTCGGTTTGGATGATCTCGATGTCTCTTACTGGATCGACGCTGCCCTCGACGTGAGTGATGTTTTCGTCCTCAAAGCAGCGAACTATGTGTAAAATAAGCTCGGTCTCTCTAATGTTTGATAAAAATTTATTGCCAAGTCCCTCACCAGAGCTCGCCCCTTTTACAAGACCTGCGATATCTACGAATTCGATGGTTGAATATTGAATTTTATTAGGACTTACTATCTTTGCAAGCTCATTTAGGCGTTTATCAGGTACTGGTACGATGGCTTTATTTGGCTCGATAGTGCAAAACGGATAGTTTGCACTCTCGGCATTTTGCGCCTTTGTAAGTGCATTAAATGTCGTTGATTTGCCCACATTTGGTAGGCCTACGATTCCAACTGAAAGTCCCATCAATTCTCCTTGCTAAGTGCTTGTAAAAAGTATAAATTCATCCTAACGCCAGCTCCACTCGCACCTGCTTGGTTATATCCCCAAGCCTTTTCGCGGTACGCTGGACCTGCGATATCAAGGTGTAGCCACTTATCTTTATACTCATCTTTGATAAATTTGGCCAAAAACATGCCAGCTGTGATCGCGCCGCCATATCTGCTTGAGGCGCAGTTGCTAACGTCTGCGATCTGGCTTTTAATAAGTTCGCTAAGATAAGGGTTAAAATCAAGCGTAGTCGCTAGTTCGCCGCTATCTTCTATCTTGTTTTTAAACTCGCTTTTTAGGCTCTCGCTGTTGCCCATGATGCCTGTTGTGTACTCGCCAAGCCCCACGACGCAAGCGCCAGTTAGGGTTGCCATGTCGATTAGGATGTCTGGCTTAAAGTCTTGTGCGTAGCTTAGGCAATCAGCCAAGACCAAACGTCCCTCTGCATCGGTGTTTCTTACCTCTATGCTAACGCCACTTCTTGAAATAAGCACGTCATCAGGCTTGTAGGCGTTGCCTCCGATCATATTTTCAGTGGCGCCCAAAATGGCGTGAATTTCAAATGGTAAATTTAGCTCTGCTGCGCCTTTTATGATGCCAAGTGCTGCTGCTGCGCCGCTTTTGTCTGATTTCATAGTAAGCATATAATCAGCCGGTTTCAAGCTAAGGCCACCGCTATCGTATGTTAGGCCTTTGCCGACAAAGATGATGCGTTTTTTAGATTTTTTAGGCTTGTATGTTAGATGGATGAGCCTTGGTTTATGCACACTTGCGCGATTTACCGCCAAAAATGCGTTCATATTCTCTTTTGCTAGAAATTTCTCGTCATAGACCTCGCACTTTATGCTTGTGATGCTTTTGGCTAAATTTTGCGCATCCTCGGCCATCTTTTGTGGTGTATAAATTTCTGGGATTTCATTTACGATATCTTTTGCAAAATTTGTAGCATTTGCTACTATCTCTGCCTCTTTAAAGCCCTCATTTGCAGCTTTTAGATCGACCTTTTTGCCAGCAAATTCTTCAGTAGAAAAGATGACCTCTTTAAGGGTGTATTTCTCTTTTTTCTCTTTATATTTGTTAAATTCATAGCTTCCAAGCAAAAAACCCTCAGCTAGCGCTTCAAAGCTTAGTTTTTGGCACTCCGCTACGTAAGAAGCTAGCTTTATACTCTTGATGTTTAGCGATTTTAGCGCGTTATAAGCTTTAGCGGCTGCAACTCTAAGCTCGTCAAGATCAAGCTTAGAAAGTGGCACGTAAGCTCTTTTTGCCTCGCTTAGGATGAGGACGCTATCGCCTTTGTAATTGTTAAATTTAATAGCCTCTTTATCGCCTATAAATTTATGTTTTAAGTCCTTATCTACTACGAAAATTAGTTCAATATCAGCTTTTATATCTTTTAATTTTTTATCAACTATTTGAAACTGCATGTCTTCTGTCTCTCCTTTCGTTTAAAATTTTATTTTCGATGCGCTTAAATGTGTAGATCAAAAGCCCCATAAATATGGCAACCACTGGGATAGCGACATACCAGTGCTCTTTTGCTTTTTGAAGTAGCACTAATATATGCTCGCCAAGTATCCAAGCAGGTATGGTGGTGATCGCCGCCCAGCACCAAGCGCTGATCAAATTTATAAAGGCATATTTTTTGGCGTCATAGCCGGTAAGTCCTATGCAAAGCGGTATGATGACACGAAAGCCATACATATAGCGTTGCAAAAAGATGATCGGCCAGCCGTATTTTTTCAGCATTATGTGCGCCACTGCAAATTTTCTCCGCTGCGTGTGAAGCCTTTTTGCGATGTATTTTTTATTGTAACGGCCAAGGTAGAAGTAAATTTGATCTCCCACAAAGCCTCCAAGTCCAGCAACAAAGATAGCAAGAGCGATATGCATGTGCGTGGTGTGAGCGAGAATTCCAGCCATTATTAAGGCCATCTCGCCCTCCATGATACACCAGACAAAAAGTATGATGTAGCCGTACTCTTTAAGCAGTTCTATAAAAAACTCTTCCATTCTAAACCTCTAAAACGCTGTAAATTTTAGTAAGCGACTTTAGCTTTTCGCTACCTTTTAGATCGACTAGATCTATGAGAAAGCACGCTTCTACGCAGGTTGCGTTAGTTTGATTGATAAGCTCAACTGAAGCCTTTGCAGTGCCTCCTGTGGCTATGAGATCGTCCATCAAAAGCACTCTAGCACCTGCTTTTTCGCCAAAAGCATCGATGTGAATTTGCACTTCATCGACACCGTATTCTAGGCTATACTTTTGAGAAAGCGTGATAAAAGGTAGTTTTTTTGGCTTACGAATAGGCACAAAAGGCAGCCTTAGTCTTGCTGCAAGCGCTGCGCCAAAGATGAAGCCACGAGACTCTATGCCAGCGATATAGTCGATATTTGCATCCTCATATCTAGCCACCAAATGATCTATCAAAAAGTTAAATGCTTCTTTGTTATTTAGTAGCGTCGTGATGTCGCGAAAGACTATGCCAGGCTTTGGGAAGTCGTTTATGCAGCGAATAGAGTTTAGTAAAAATTCTTTGCCTTTTTGATCTAAAATCTTCATAAATTTCCTTAAATTTGAGGTTATAGTAGCGCTTCGATCTTGCCTTCAAGCTCACGTATGCGTTGTCTTAGCTTGTCGTTTTCTAAGCGGTACTGGGAATTTCTTGTGCGAAGCGAGGTCACGTCGTTTTTAGTTTTGTTTAGCTCGTCTGTTAAGATGTCGATGTTGCCTAGACTTCGTTGGAGTTGGATCTGAAATTTTCTTATGACGACCTCGGTGTCTTGGAGGTTATTTTTCATAAAATCTTTTGTTGCACGCTCTTTTTTTAGAAGCGTTTTGAAGTAAAAAACCATAACAGTTAGGTAGATCGCAGCACAAACAAGAGCAGTAAAAACGATCCACTCGCCTATCATTTGTCTGCCTCAATCTCTATTTTTTTGACTCTTCTTTCGTGTCTACCGCCTGCAAACTCTGTCTTTAAAAATGTTTCAAGTGCTGCTGTGGCAACGCCAGCACCGATCACTCTTGCGCCAAAAGCGATAACATTTGCATCGTTATGTTCTCTCGCAAGTCTAGCGGTAAATTCGTCGTGACAAAGGGCACACCTTACGTTTTCATGCCTGTTTGCAGCGATTGAGATGCCGATACCTGTGCCACAAATGAGCACGCCGTAGCAGTCAGGCTCAAGCTTGCTTGCTAGTAAGTGCGCATAATCAGGGTAATCAACGCTATTTTTGTCATTCGTGCCAAGGTCAATGACTTCATGTCCAAGCTTTTTTATGACTTCCTTTAGCTCTGCTTTAAGCTCTACTCCAGCATGATCGCAAGCGATAAAAATTTTATCTATTTTCATGAAAAATCCAATAAATTTTTTGCAGATTATAGTCAAAGTTGCATTAAAATAAAATTTTGCTTGCATGTGAGAAAAGGCTATAATTTGTGAAATTCTTAAAAGGGAAAAATATGAAAAAAGCACTCTTTTTAGCGGCTTCTACGCTAGCCTTTGCAAATGAAAATCTAATAGAGATCTACACAGATCAAACCATCATCACTCAAAAATTTAATGACGCAAATAGCTCTTTTAGCGCCTTTGTGCCAGAGGGTGTGGAGAGTGAGAACATCACGATAAATGGGGATTGTGACGCGAATGCTTATCTAAAAAAGATCAGCGAAGAAAATAGCCCAAGTTACATAAAATGGAAGCAAGAAGTTGCAAATTTAAATAACAAGCTTGAGGCGCTAAATGCAAGAGGTAGATTTATAGAGCAGGCTTTAGTAGAAGAAAACAAAAGTAACGATGTGACAAAAAGAGCTGATGAGTTTTATAAATTTAGCCTAGAAAATATTGAGAAAATTTCAGCTGCTAAAAGTGAGCTTGAAGCGCTTAATAAAAATGAGCCAAAGAGCGAGATGGCTGGATTTTTGCAGCTTGATATGAAATTTGCTTGCGACCCAAAAGAGGCGACGCTTTCATACATGGATGATGAGGCGCCAAAGACGCTAAATGAAATTTATGCAGACACAAAAAACAAAAATATCTTGATAAAACAAGAAATTTTGCT
This genomic interval from Campylobacter concisus contains the following:
- a CDS encoding metallophosphoesterase — its product is MGLFRIIIGAFIFSVLTNLYSYKRFIKKVSFFTPHLKKIRIFFYIISVLEFVFVLQLRFSFLNIELYLIAGTLIGFSLFLFGVSLFYDVVRSICSKAHFNPTRRKFIKFCFDVTFVIFVIACFLKGIFNALMPPKIRQVDIKIKNLQSSLKIAMITDVHIGEFLQKDFIKKLVNDINLANPDIVVIVGDLVDVNAAFIEDFLEPLKSLKSTYGTFYVPGNHEYYHGIDGILEKISSLGIEILGNKNKKIASINLAGVYDLAGIRFKHLEPNLDEALTGRDPSLPTILLSHQPKFIKTMQKDVDLVLCGHTHAGQIFPFGLLVLLDQGFYMGFIRLMIKCKLMLVVAQDFGGLQLGSLPPARSLY
- a CDS encoding phosphatidylserine decarboxylase translates to MNKDNLFSQIFGKIAKLNFFKPLQELINSFYVKLFKIDMSEFKPSNEYKNLNELFTRELLKPREFDVADEIFISPVDGTCLSFGSTNELKAFSIKGMSYGVKELLGQGELEGEFDFANIYLSPKDYHHYHAPCDITIKKAVYIPGKLYSVAVKWLGKVESLYTKNERVALLCEMKNGKKLWLVFVGALNVGKMKFSFDERIQTNAMANFTQIYEYENLHIKKSEHLGNFELGSTIVILSEKDAIEYNLFENKELKFAETIGIIK
- the ychF gene encoding redox-regulated ATPase YchF, whose protein sequence is MGLSVGIVGLPNVGKSTTFNALTKAQNAESANYPFCTIEPNKAIVPVPDKRLNELAKIVSPNKIQYSTIEFVDIAGLVKGASSGEGLGNKFLSNIRETELILHIVRCFEDENITHVEGSVDPVRDIEIIQTELILADIEQLNKKIEKLTREAKANAKGAKEALEIANLLLAHLNEGKSASSFEQRDSEAFLSLNRELRLLSAKEVVYGANVDEEGLSEDNKFVKALKEYAKASDHEVIKLCAKVEEELIGLSDEEAHEFLASLGTSESGLEKIIKTSFAKLNLISYFTAGVVEVRAWTITKGWKAPKAASVIHNDFERGFIRAEVICYEDYIAHGGENGAKEAGKMRLEGKDYVVQDGDVMHFRFNV
- a CDS encoding leucyl aminopeptidase, which produces MQFQIVDKKLKDIKADIELIFVVDKDLKHKFIGDKEAIKFNNYKGDSVLILSEAKRAYVPLSKLDLDELRVAAAKAYNALKSLNIKSIKLASYVAECQKLSFEALAEGFLLGSYEFNKYKEKKEKYTLKEVIFSTEEFAGKKVDLKAANEGFKEAEIVANATNFAKDIVNEIPEIYTPQKMAEDAQNLAKSITSIKCEVYDEKFLAKENMNAFLAVNRASVHKPRLIHLTYKPKKSKKRIIFVGKGLTYDSGGLSLKPADYMLTMKSDKSGAAAALGIIKGAAELNLPFEIHAILGATENMIGGNAYKPDDVLISRSGVSIEVRNTDAEGRLVLADCLSYAQDFKPDILIDMATLTGACVVGLGEYTTGIMGNSESLKSEFKNKIEDSGELATTLDFNPYLSELIKSQIADVSNCASSRYGGAITAGMFLAKFIKDEYKDKWLHLDIAGPAYREKAWGYNQAGASGAGVRMNLYFLQALSKEN
- a CDS encoding DedA family protein encodes the protein MEEFFIELLKEYGYIILFVWCIMEGEMALIMAGILAHTTHMHIALAIFVAGLGGFVGDQIYFYLGRYNKKYIAKRLHTQRRKFAVAHIMLKKYGWPIIFLQRYMYGFRVIIPLCIGLTGYDAKKYAFINLISAWCWAAITTIPAWILGEHILVLLQKAKEHWYVAIPVVAIFMGLLIYTFKRIENKILNERRDRRHAVSNS
- the apt gene encoding adenine phosphoribosyltransferase yields the protein MKILDQKGKEFLLNSIRCINDFPKPGIVFRDITTLLNNKEAFNFLIDHLVARYEDANIDYIAGIESRGFIFGAALAARLRLPFVPIRKPKKLPFITLSQKYSLEYGVDEVQIHIDAFGEKAGARVLLMDDLIATGGTAKASVELINQTNATCVEACFLIDLVDLKGSEKLKSLTKIYSVLEV
- the rpiB gene encoding ribose 5-phosphate isomerase B; protein product: MKIDKIFIACDHAGVELKAELKEVIKKLGHEVIDLGTNDKNSVDYPDYAHLLASKLEPDCYGVLICGTGIGISIAANRHENVRCALCHDEFTARLAREHNDANVIAFGARVIGAGVATAALETFLKTEFAGGRHERRVKKIEIEADK